One stretch of Rhea pennata isolate bPtePen1 chromosome 23, bPtePen1.pri, whole genome shotgun sequence DNA includes these proteins:
- the LUZP1 gene encoding leucine zipper protein 1 isoform X3: MAEFTGYKETSNRHLRFKLQSLSRRLDELEEATKNLQKAEDELLDLQDKVIQAEGSNSSMLADVEALRKRVLKIEGKDEEIKKAEELCRLMKEKLEEEESLTRELKAEIERLQKRMAELEKLEEAFSRSKNDCTQLCLSLNEEKNLTKKISTELEILRVKVKELEASEDKLDKTEQSLTGELEKLKSLALSFISERKHFNEREKQNEKLIQELTQKLEQNNKLNRADQTRNASNLLERSSHNLLERNDLKIEDELSPTLPSKETRRKGSVDYLKHVENETRNKSENQKNKNQEDNKVKDLTQEIEKLKTQIKHFESLEEELKKMRAKNNDLQDSYLSEQNKNKLLIGQLEEIKMQIKKQKDLENGEVENEDMSFSSRGKHDRPKYRGITADLTASKHKARELSPQHRRERIRNRDFSFGNDSYCHSGKQVPSPSLMNRKAGKTSSASTLLDATATDTKRLEEKSSVSTFSSGQKEGCVTQNEGKRSKEQPSVLSRYPPAAHEQKSWKAASKPVNDAGLRSKVEKPYQMLRGNCQTNSDARDEKSSKGESVYSLPEKLKTSQTEIADSVDMLLPKGNHTSSNGTASAYRNHLSSQTSASDSISSKAEGTNAFAASHKQHSEGRAKKAVSSQEKDFTDTLLENIKPSALIKRSHRSRSQEDILQILTGLDKEDREQSSTSATDHVNAGLKTDCQTIQSSQEKINSEEEIGRSKKATTQSDFETRKKANSKEFSNSRGVFRASVFENDKNIVNDEESTKSIKSSDASTGGFKSRRSFSPREALRSKAIIKPAIIEKDMKAVMGETVSEAESEKQKGVFKTITNKMTSSITIFPSEPTSSRTSADVATKERHITTSNIRVAPNEPSPITNSLPTPFEISINKSALKLSETDRIGDVALRSRAETVVSRSSIMIKPSELPEKNSEPSLETISWKNHGSLDTVSSETKHVTVRSSWRTRQGLHSLDDSQTKVEKNAASSTTNMCRSSADISETEGNHARTNSLEQNSTRMSAVANSWNDPELGSRRTKSNLSASELLTRRSYISDPTVASTWHRTALPEESKDFVPSSRRKQYGSSEYLSQVDTSGKRSASKMDLQDTESNPRAQLGVQAEEQGVSRSCRTTSRR, from the exons atggcaGAATTCACAGGTTACAAGGAAACTTCGAATCGTCACCTACGATTCAAATTACAGAGTCTTAGTCGCCGCCTTGATGAACTGGAGGAAGCCACTAAAAATCTCCAGAAAGCCGAGGATGAGCTGCTTGACCTCCAGGACAAAGTTATCCAGGCAGAAGGCAGCAATTCCAGCATGCTGGCTGATGTCGAAGCCCTGCGGAAAAGAGTGCTGAAGATTGAAGGCAAggatgaagaaataaagaaagcagaagagctttgccggttaatgaaagaaaaacttgaagaggaagaaagcctCACCCGAGAGCTGAAGGCAGAAATTGAACGACTTCAGAAGAGAATGGCAGAACTGGAAAAACTGGAGGAAGCCTTCAGCAGAAGCAAGAATGACTGTACCCAGCTGTGTCTTAGccttaatgaagaaaagaacttgACAAAAAAGATATCTACAGAATTAGAAATACTTAGAGTGAAAGTGAAAGAACTTGAAGCATCTGAAGACAAACTAGATAAAACTGAGCAGAGCTTAACGGGTGagttagaaaaactgaaatcctTAGCACTGAGCTTTATCagtgaaaggaaacattttaatgaaagagaaaagcagaacgAAAAGTTAATCCAGGAGCTAACCCAGAAATTAGAGCAAAACAATAAACTAAATAGAGCAGATCAAACTAGAAATGCATCCAATTTGTTAGAAAGATCATCACATAATCTCTTGGAaagaaatgatttgaaaattGAAGATGAATTGTCACCTACATTGCCCTCTAAAGAAACcagaaggaagggaagtgtGGATTACCTAAAACATGTAGAAAATGAAACCAGGAATAAATCAGAAaaccaaaagaataaaaatcaggaaGACAACAAAGTAAAAGATCTCACACAAGAAATTGAGAAACTTAAAACTCAGATCAAGCATTTTGAATCTTTAGaagaagaacttaaaaaaatgagaGCGAAAAACAATGACTTGCAGGACAGTTACTTGagtgaacaaaataaaaacaaactcttGATTGGTcaattagaagaaataaaaatgcaaataaagaaacaaaaagatctGGAGAATGGAGAGGTAGAAAATGAAGATATGAGCTTTTCTAGCAGGGGGAAACACGATAGACCTAAATACAGAGGTATCACAGCTGATCTGACAGCTAGCAAGCACAAGGCAAGGGAACTTTCACCTCAGCACCGACGGGAAAGAATACGGAACAGAGATTTCTCCTTTGGTAATGACAGTTACTGCCACAGTGGTAAGCAAGTACCCAGTCCAAGCTTAATGAACAGGAAAGCCGGAAAGACATCCAGTGCATCTACCCTTCTAGATGCTACTGCAACAGATACAAAAAGACTGGAAGAGAAATCTTCAGTTTCCACTTTTTCGTCTGGTCAGAAGGAAGGCTGTGTTACACAGAATGAGGGAAAGCGATCAAAAGAGCAGCCGTCTGTCCTCAGTCGATATCCTCCTGCTGCACACGAGCAGAAATCTTGGAAAGCTGCTTCTAAACCTGTTAACGACGCAGGCCTAAGATCCAAGGTTGAAAAGCCATATCAGATGCTCCGTGGCAACTGCCAAACCAACTCTGATGCACGGGAtgaaaaatcaagcaaaggAGAATCAGTGTATTCTTTGCCTGAGAAGCTGAAAACAAGTCAGACAGAAATTGCTGACTCTGTGGATATGCTCCTCCCCAAGGGTAATCACACCTCTTCCAATGGAACTGCTTCAGCATATAGGAATCACCTCTCTTCCCAAACATCAGCATCAGACTCCATCAGCTCTAAAGCAGAAGGAACAAATGCTTTTGCTGCATCTCACAAGCAACACTCAGAGGGGAGGGCTAAAAAAGCAGTAAGCTCCCAAGAGAAAGATTTCACAGACACTTTACTTGAAAATATCAAGCCTTCAGCGTTAATAAAACGTTCACATCGCTCAAGGAGTCAAGAAGATATTCTGCAGATTCTTACAGGTCTTgataaagaagacagagaacaGTCTTCAACTTCAGCAACAGATCATGTAAATGCTGGTTTAAAAACAGATTGCCAAACTATCCAAAGTAgtcaagaaaaaattaattcagaagaagaaataggaagaagcaaaaaagcGACCACCCAGTCGGACTTTGAGACAAGAAAGAAAGCCAATTCCAAAGAGTTCTCCAATTCCAGGGGAGTTTTTAGAGcatctgtttttgaaaatgacaaGAATATTGTAAATGATGAAGAATCCACCAAATCTATAAAATCATCAGATGCCAGCACCGGAGGATTTAAATCCAGAAGGTCATTCAGCCCAAGAGAAGCTTTGAGATCAAAAGCCATCATTAAACCTGCAATCATTGAAAAAGACATGAAAGCAGTAATGGGAGAGACTGTTTCTGAGGCAgagtcagaaaaacagaaaggtgtTTTCAAAAccataacaaataaaatgacaagCAGTATCACAATTTTCCCTTCTGAGCCAACATCTTCAAGGACTAGTGCAGATGTAGCAACAAAGGAAAGGCATATTACCACCAGCAACATCAGAGTTGCTCCAAATGAACCCTCACCAATAACTAACAGTCTCCCCACACCCTTTGAGATATCAATTAATAAAAGTGCTCTGAAATTATCTGAGACAGACAGAATTGGAGATGTAGCTCTGAGAAGTAGAGCAGAAACAGTGGTCTCAAGAAGCAGTATTATGATAAAGCCTTCTGAACTCCCAGAAAAGAACAGTGAGCCATCTTTGGAGACAATCAGCTGGAAGAACCATGGCTCTTTGGACACTGTTtcatcagaaacaaaacatgtcACTGTGAGAAGTTCTTGGAGAACAAGACAAGGCTTACATTCCCTGGACGACTCTCAAACCAAAGtggagaaaaatgcagcttcAAGTACTACAAACATGTGCAGATCCTCTGCAGATATCTCTGAAACTGAGGGGAACCATGCAAGAACAAACTCACTTGAGCAGAACTCAACACGGATGAGTGCTGTAGCCAATTCCTGGAATGACCCTGAACTGGGCTCCCGAAGGACCAAAAGTAACTTAAGTGCATCTGAACTGCTAACACGCAGGAGCTACATCAGTGATCCTACAGTGGCTTCTACTTGGCACCGAACCGCATTACCT gaggaaagcaaagattttGTGCCTAgttccagaagaaaacaatatgGCTCTTCTGAGTATCTTTCACAGGTTGACACATCAGGAAAAAGGTCAGCTTCCAAGATGGACCTGCAGGACACCGAATCCAATCCTCGTGCACAGCTGGGTGTCCAAGCAGAGGAGCAG GGTGTTTCCCGTTCCTGCCGGACAACATCTAGGAGATGA
- the LUZP1 gene encoding leucine zipper protein 1 isoform X2 has product MAEFTGYKETSNRHLRFKLQSLSRRLDELEEATKNLQKAEDELLDLQDKVIQAEGSNSSMLADVEALRKRVLKIEGKDEEIKKAEELCRLMKEKLEEEESLTRELKAEIERLQKRMAELEKLEEAFSRSKNDCTQLCLSLNEEKNLTKKISTELEILRVKVKELEASEDKLDKTEQSLTGELEKLKSLALSFISERKHFNEREKQNEKLIQELTQKLEQNNKLNRADQTRNASNLLERSSHNLLERNDLKIEDELSPTLPSKETRRKGSVDYLKHVENETRNKSENQKNKNQEDNKVKDLTQEIEKLKTQIKHFESLEEELKKMRAKNNDLQDSYLSEQNKNKLLIGQLEEIKMQIKKQKDLENGEVENEDMSFSSRGKHDRPKYRGITADLTASKHKARELSPQHRRERIRNRDFSFGNDSYCHSGKQVPSPSLMNRKAGKTSSASTLLDATATDTKRLEEKSSVSTFSSGQKEGCVTQNEGKRSKEQPSVLSRYPPAAHEQKSWKAASKPVNDAGLRSKVEKPYQMLRGNCQTNSDARDEKSSKGESVYSLPEKLKTSQTEIADSVDMLLPKGNHTSSNGTASAYRNHLSSQTSASDSISSKAEGTNAFAASHKQHSEGRAKKAVSSQEKDFTDTLLENIKPSALIKRSHRSRSQEDILQILTGLDKEDREQSSTSATDHVNAGLKTDCQTIQSSQEKINSEEEIGRSKKATTQSDFETRKKANSKEFSNSRGVFRASVFENDKNIVNDEESTKSIKSSDASTGGFKSRRSFSPREALRSKAIIKPAIIEKDMKAVMGETVSEAESEKQKGVFKTITNKMTSSITIFPSEPTSSRTSADVATKERHITTSNIRVAPNEPSPITNSLPTPFEISINKSALKLSETDRIGDVALRSRAETVVSRSSIMIKPSELPEKNSEPSLETISWKNHGSLDTVSSETKHVTVRSSWRTRQGLHSLDDSQTKVEKNAASSTTNMCRSSADISETEGNHARTNSLEQNSTRMSAVANSWNDPELGSRRTKSNLSASELLTRRSYISDPTVASTWHRTALPEESKDFVPSSRRKQYGSSEYLSQVDTSGKRSASKMDLQDTESNPRAQLGVQAEEQITLLNTKKAGRSTRG; this is encoded by the exons atggcaGAATTCACAGGTTACAAGGAAACTTCGAATCGTCACCTACGATTCAAATTACAGAGTCTTAGTCGCCGCCTTGATGAACTGGAGGAAGCCACTAAAAATCTCCAGAAAGCCGAGGATGAGCTGCTTGACCTCCAGGACAAAGTTATCCAGGCAGAAGGCAGCAATTCCAGCATGCTGGCTGATGTCGAAGCCCTGCGGAAAAGAGTGCTGAAGATTGAAGGCAAggatgaagaaataaagaaagcagaagagctttgccggttaatgaaagaaaaacttgaagaggaagaaagcctCACCCGAGAGCTGAAGGCAGAAATTGAACGACTTCAGAAGAGAATGGCAGAACTGGAAAAACTGGAGGAAGCCTTCAGCAGAAGCAAGAATGACTGTACCCAGCTGTGTCTTAGccttaatgaagaaaagaacttgACAAAAAAGATATCTACAGAATTAGAAATACTTAGAGTGAAAGTGAAAGAACTTGAAGCATCTGAAGACAAACTAGATAAAACTGAGCAGAGCTTAACGGGTGagttagaaaaactgaaatcctTAGCACTGAGCTTTATCagtgaaaggaaacattttaatgaaagagaaaagcagaacgAAAAGTTAATCCAGGAGCTAACCCAGAAATTAGAGCAAAACAATAAACTAAATAGAGCAGATCAAACTAGAAATGCATCCAATTTGTTAGAAAGATCATCACATAATCTCTTGGAaagaaatgatttgaaaattGAAGATGAATTGTCACCTACATTGCCCTCTAAAGAAACcagaaggaagggaagtgtGGATTACCTAAAACATGTAGAAAATGAAACCAGGAATAAATCAGAAaaccaaaagaataaaaatcaggaaGACAACAAAGTAAAAGATCTCACACAAGAAATTGAGAAACTTAAAACTCAGATCAAGCATTTTGAATCTTTAGaagaagaacttaaaaaaatgagaGCGAAAAACAATGACTTGCAGGACAGTTACTTGagtgaacaaaataaaaacaaactcttGATTGGTcaattagaagaaataaaaatgcaaataaagaaacaaaaagatctGGAGAATGGAGAGGTAGAAAATGAAGATATGAGCTTTTCTAGCAGGGGGAAACACGATAGACCTAAATACAGAGGTATCACAGCTGATCTGACAGCTAGCAAGCACAAGGCAAGGGAACTTTCACCTCAGCACCGACGGGAAAGAATACGGAACAGAGATTTCTCCTTTGGTAATGACAGTTACTGCCACAGTGGTAAGCAAGTACCCAGTCCAAGCTTAATGAACAGGAAAGCCGGAAAGACATCCAGTGCATCTACCCTTCTAGATGCTACTGCAACAGATACAAAAAGACTGGAAGAGAAATCTTCAGTTTCCACTTTTTCGTCTGGTCAGAAGGAAGGCTGTGTTACACAGAATGAGGGAAAGCGATCAAAAGAGCAGCCGTCTGTCCTCAGTCGATATCCTCCTGCTGCACACGAGCAGAAATCTTGGAAAGCTGCTTCTAAACCTGTTAACGACGCAGGCCTAAGATCCAAGGTTGAAAAGCCATATCAGATGCTCCGTGGCAACTGCCAAACCAACTCTGATGCACGGGAtgaaaaatcaagcaaaggAGAATCAGTGTATTCTTTGCCTGAGAAGCTGAAAACAAGTCAGACAGAAATTGCTGACTCTGTGGATATGCTCCTCCCCAAGGGTAATCACACCTCTTCCAATGGAACTGCTTCAGCATATAGGAATCACCTCTCTTCCCAAACATCAGCATCAGACTCCATCAGCTCTAAAGCAGAAGGAACAAATGCTTTTGCTGCATCTCACAAGCAACACTCAGAGGGGAGGGCTAAAAAAGCAGTAAGCTCCCAAGAGAAAGATTTCACAGACACTTTACTTGAAAATATCAAGCCTTCAGCGTTAATAAAACGTTCACATCGCTCAAGGAGTCAAGAAGATATTCTGCAGATTCTTACAGGTCTTgataaagaagacagagaacaGTCTTCAACTTCAGCAACAGATCATGTAAATGCTGGTTTAAAAACAGATTGCCAAACTATCCAAAGTAgtcaagaaaaaattaattcagaagaagaaataggaagaagcaaaaaagcGACCACCCAGTCGGACTTTGAGACAAGAAAGAAAGCCAATTCCAAAGAGTTCTCCAATTCCAGGGGAGTTTTTAGAGcatctgtttttgaaaatgacaaGAATATTGTAAATGATGAAGAATCCACCAAATCTATAAAATCATCAGATGCCAGCACCGGAGGATTTAAATCCAGAAGGTCATTCAGCCCAAGAGAAGCTTTGAGATCAAAAGCCATCATTAAACCTGCAATCATTGAAAAAGACATGAAAGCAGTAATGGGAGAGACTGTTTCTGAGGCAgagtcagaaaaacagaaaggtgtTTTCAAAAccataacaaataaaatgacaagCAGTATCACAATTTTCCCTTCTGAGCCAACATCTTCAAGGACTAGTGCAGATGTAGCAACAAAGGAAAGGCATATTACCACCAGCAACATCAGAGTTGCTCCAAATGAACCCTCACCAATAACTAACAGTCTCCCCACACCCTTTGAGATATCAATTAATAAAAGTGCTCTGAAATTATCTGAGACAGACAGAATTGGAGATGTAGCTCTGAGAAGTAGAGCAGAAACAGTGGTCTCAAGAAGCAGTATTATGATAAAGCCTTCTGAACTCCCAGAAAAGAACAGTGAGCCATCTTTGGAGACAATCAGCTGGAAGAACCATGGCTCTTTGGACACTGTTtcatcagaaacaaaacatgtcACTGTGAGAAGTTCTTGGAGAACAAGACAAGGCTTACATTCCCTGGACGACTCTCAAACCAAAGtggagaaaaatgcagcttcAAGTACTACAAACATGTGCAGATCCTCTGCAGATATCTCTGAAACTGAGGGGAACCATGCAAGAACAAACTCACTTGAGCAGAACTCAACACGGATGAGTGCTGTAGCCAATTCCTGGAATGACCCTGAACTGGGCTCCCGAAGGACCAAAAGTAACTTAAGTGCATCTGAACTGCTAACACGCAGGAGCTACATCAGTGATCCTACAGTGGCTTCTACTTGGCACCGAACCGCATTACCT gaggaaagcaaagattttGTGCCTAgttccagaagaaaacaatatgGCTCTTCTGAGTATCTTTCACAGGTTGACACATCAGGAAAAAGGTCAGCTTCCAAGATGGACCTGCAGGACACCGAATCCAATCCTCGTGCACAGCTGGGTGTCCAAGCAGAGGAGCAG
- the LUZP1 gene encoding leucine zipper protein 1 isoform X4: protein MAEFTGYKETSNRHLRFKLQSLSRRLDELEEATKNLQKAEDELLDLQDKVIQAEGSNSSMLADVEALRKRVLKIEGKDEEIKKAEELCRLMKEKLEEEESLTRELKAEIERLQKRMAELEKLEEAFSRSKNDCTQLCLSLNEEKNLTKKISTELEILRVKVKELEASEDKLDKTEQSLTGELEKLKSLALSFISERKHFNEREKQNEKLIQELTQKLEQNNKLNRADQTRNASNLLERSSHNLLERNDLKIEDELSPTLPSKETRRKGSVDYLKHVENETRNKSENQKNKNQEDNKVKDLTQEIEKLKTQIKHFESLEEELKKMRAKNNDLQDSYLSEQNKNKLLIGQLEEIKMQIKKQKDLENGEVENEDMSFSSRGKHDRPKYRGITADLTASKHKARELSPQHRRERIRNRDFSFGNDSYCHSGKQVPSPSLMNRKAGKTSSASTLLDATATDTKRLEEKSSVSTFSSGQKEGCVTQNEGKRSKEQPSVLSRYPPAAHEQKSWKAASKPVNDAGLRSKVEKPYQMLRGNCQTNSDARDEKSSKGESVYSLPEKLKTSQTEIADSVDMLLPKGNHTSSNGTASAYRNHLSSQTSASDSISSKAEGTNAFAASHKQHSEGRAKKAVSSQEKDFTDTLLENIKPSALIKRSHRSRSQEDILQILTGLDKEDREQSSTSATDHVNAGLKTDCQTIQSSQEKINSEEEIGRSKKATTQSDFETRKKANSKEFSNSRGVFRASVFENDKNIVNDEESTKSIKSSDASTGGFKSRRSFSPREALRSKAIIKPAIIEKDMKAVMGETVSEAESEKQKGVFKTITNKMTSSITIFPSEPTSSRTSADVATKERHITTSNIRVAPNEPSPITNSLPTPFEISINKSALKLSETDRIGDVALRSRAETVVSRSSIMIKPSELPEKNSEPSLETISWKNHGSLDTVSSETKHVTVRSSWRTRQGLHSLDDSQTKVEKNAASSTTNMCRSSADISETEGNHARTNSLEQNSTRMSAVANSWNDPELGSRRTKSNLSASELLTRRSYISDPTVASTWHRTALPEESKDFVPSSRRKQYGSSEYLSQVDTSGKRSASKMDLQDTESNPRAQLGVQAEEQALSLDIFSRE from the exons atggcaGAATTCACAGGTTACAAGGAAACTTCGAATCGTCACCTACGATTCAAATTACAGAGTCTTAGTCGCCGCCTTGATGAACTGGAGGAAGCCACTAAAAATCTCCAGAAAGCCGAGGATGAGCTGCTTGACCTCCAGGACAAAGTTATCCAGGCAGAAGGCAGCAATTCCAGCATGCTGGCTGATGTCGAAGCCCTGCGGAAAAGAGTGCTGAAGATTGAAGGCAAggatgaagaaataaagaaagcagaagagctttgccggttaatgaaagaaaaacttgaagaggaagaaagcctCACCCGAGAGCTGAAGGCAGAAATTGAACGACTTCAGAAGAGAATGGCAGAACTGGAAAAACTGGAGGAAGCCTTCAGCAGAAGCAAGAATGACTGTACCCAGCTGTGTCTTAGccttaatgaagaaaagaacttgACAAAAAAGATATCTACAGAATTAGAAATACTTAGAGTGAAAGTGAAAGAACTTGAAGCATCTGAAGACAAACTAGATAAAACTGAGCAGAGCTTAACGGGTGagttagaaaaactgaaatcctTAGCACTGAGCTTTATCagtgaaaggaaacattttaatgaaagagaaaagcagaacgAAAAGTTAATCCAGGAGCTAACCCAGAAATTAGAGCAAAACAATAAACTAAATAGAGCAGATCAAACTAGAAATGCATCCAATTTGTTAGAAAGATCATCACATAATCTCTTGGAaagaaatgatttgaaaattGAAGATGAATTGTCACCTACATTGCCCTCTAAAGAAACcagaaggaagggaagtgtGGATTACCTAAAACATGTAGAAAATGAAACCAGGAATAAATCAGAAaaccaaaagaataaaaatcaggaaGACAACAAAGTAAAAGATCTCACACAAGAAATTGAGAAACTTAAAACTCAGATCAAGCATTTTGAATCTTTAGaagaagaacttaaaaaaatgagaGCGAAAAACAATGACTTGCAGGACAGTTACTTGagtgaacaaaataaaaacaaactcttGATTGGTcaattagaagaaataaaaatgcaaataaagaaacaaaaagatctGGAGAATGGAGAGGTAGAAAATGAAGATATGAGCTTTTCTAGCAGGGGGAAACACGATAGACCTAAATACAGAGGTATCACAGCTGATCTGACAGCTAGCAAGCACAAGGCAAGGGAACTTTCACCTCAGCACCGACGGGAAAGAATACGGAACAGAGATTTCTCCTTTGGTAATGACAGTTACTGCCACAGTGGTAAGCAAGTACCCAGTCCAAGCTTAATGAACAGGAAAGCCGGAAAGACATCCAGTGCATCTACCCTTCTAGATGCTACTGCAACAGATACAAAAAGACTGGAAGAGAAATCTTCAGTTTCCACTTTTTCGTCTGGTCAGAAGGAAGGCTGTGTTACACAGAATGAGGGAAAGCGATCAAAAGAGCAGCCGTCTGTCCTCAGTCGATATCCTCCTGCTGCACACGAGCAGAAATCTTGGAAAGCTGCTTCTAAACCTGTTAACGACGCAGGCCTAAGATCCAAGGTTGAAAAGCCATATCAGATGCTCCGTGGCAACTGCCAAACCAACTCTGATGCACGGGAtgaaaaatcaagcaaaggAGAATCAGTGTATTCTTTGCCTGAGAAGCTGAAAACAAGTCAGACAGAAATTGCTGACTCTGTGGATATGCTCCTCCCCAAGGGTAATCACACCTCTTCCAATGGAACTGCTTCAGCATATAGGAATCACCTCTCTTCCCAAACATCAGCATCAGACTCCATCAGCTCTAAAGCAGAAGGAACAAATGCTTTTGCTGCATCTCACAAGCAACACTCAGAGGGGAGGGCTAAAAAAGCAGTAAGCTCCCAAGAGAAAGATTTCACAGACACTTTACTTGAAAATATCAAGCCTTCAGCGTTAATAAAACGTTCACATCGCTCAAGGAGTCAAGAAGATATTCTGCAGATTCTTACAGGTCTTgataaagaagacagagaacaGTCTTCAACTTCAGCAACAGATCATGTAAATGCTGGTTTAAAAACAGATTGCCAAACTATCCAAAGTAgtcaagaaaaaattaattcagaagaagaaataggaagaagcaaaaaagcGACCACCCAGTCGGACTTTGAGACAAGAAAGAAAGCCAATTCCAAAGAGTTCTCCAATTCCAGGGGAGTTTTTAGAGcatctgtttttgaaaatgacaaGAATATTGTAAATGATGAAGAATCCACCAAATCTATAAAATCATCAGATGCCAGCACCGGAGGATTTAAATCCAGAAGGTCATTCAGCCCAAGAGAAGCTTTGAGATCAAAAGCCATCATTAAACCTGCAATCATTGAAAAAGACATGAAAGCAGTAATGGGAGAGACTGTTTCTGAGGCAgagtcagaaaaacagaaaggtgtTTTCAAAAccataacaaataaaatgacaagCAGTATCACAATTTTCCCTTCTGAGCCAACATCTTCAAGGACTAGTGCAGATGTAGCAACAAAGGAAAGGCATATTACCACCAGCAACATCAGAGTTGCTCCAAATGAACCCTCACCAATAACTAACAGTCTCCCCACACCCTTTGAGATATCAATTAATAAAAGTGCTCTGAAATTATCTGAGACAGACAGAATTGGAGATGTAGCTCTGAGAAGTAGAGCAGAAACAGTGGTCTCAAGAAGCAGTATTATGATAAAGCCTTCTGAACTCCCAGAAAAGAACAGTGAGCCATCTTTGGAGACAATCAGCTGGAAGAACCATGGCTCTTTGGACACTGTTtcatcagaaacaaaacatgtcACTGTGAGAAGTTCTTGGAGAACAAGACAAGGCTTACATTCCCTGGACGACTCTCAAACCAAAGtggagaaaaatgcagcttcAAGTACTACAAACATGTGCAGATCCTCTGCAGATATCTCTGAAACTGAGGGGAACCATGCAAGAACAAACTCACTTGAGCAGAACTCAACACGGATGAGTGCTGTAGCCAATTCCTGGAATGACCCTGAACTGGGCTCCCGAAGGACCAAAAGTAACTTAAGTGCATCTGAACTGCTAACACGCAGGAGCTACATCAGTGATCCTACAGTGGCTTCTACTTGGCACCGAACCGCATTACCT gaggaaagcaaagattttGTGCCTAgttccagaagaaaacaatatgGCTCTTCTGAGTATCTTTCACAGGTTGACACATCAGGAAAAAGGTCAGCTTCCAAGATGGACCTGCAGGACACCGAATCCAATCCTCGTGCACAGCTGGGTGTCCAAGCAGAGGAGCAG GCTTTATCGCTAGACATCTTCTCCAGGGAATAA